Genomic segment of Gigantopelta aegis isolate Gae_Host chromosome 10, Gae_host_genome, whole genome shotgun sequence:
AGAAAAAGGTAAATTCGCCCATATTTTAACTGAATGAGCTACAGGAGGAATGTGTGGCGCGAACAGTCTGGGTTTCGGAGTGTCCATCCTTCACGTGACCTCATTTACAAACATCACTTAGTGCTGACAGCGGCTTGGGGCGGATGCAAAGTCTGTTTGAGTGTTTCTAACCAGTTTTGTGGTAGAATTTAACAGTATAATAATTTTCACGGTAATTAACTGTCGATGCGAAGTGGCACCTGACAGGTAAGTCACACTTAGTAGTAATTGTTGTAAGTCCTATTTTTGTGTTAACgtctgtttttgtgtgttttaaattGCGTGTTGATAGAAGTCGCCATGTAGTAACTGAAGGTAAAGTATAATCgttaacaaattcaaatatgtaatttcacaaatttatgTTAACTAATTTGAaagtgtgtgtaatataaatactataaataatttgaaaatgatGTCTGCaaactgtattttattattattcaagcAACAAACGAAAGATAAGCTACTTTAGCTTAATTGAATTTTAGATTCTAGATTTTAGATTTTAGACGTggtgttttgtaatttttattttgtatactattatatatatattatatatattatatgttggATACTAGTATATTACGTCTTATTAACCGcctattttcacaaaattataGTTGTACTGTGTTCCATCCGGTATGTGCTACATTTGAAAACACGTACTCAGCGGTGTAACACGTCCAGACTTTGATTTATTACTCGACGATGACCTTAACACTTGGTGATGTATGTAAAAGTAAATAACTAGTGATGTTACTTTATCAATGAGTATGTGTATGGGCCGACGTAGTATTTACAGTTTCTGAGAAACTGCATTAAttaaaagtgaaaatagaaaacacaaacacaacaaaacattttaatatcccgtactgtattatatattatgtttcatGAACTTACATGTACCTATTATACCCATCATTCCActcactaataataataataatagtaataacaacaacaacaacaacaacaacaacaacaacaacagcaactatGAACAACAACGTATCGATTACAAAGAGTCTAATGGATGCTTGAAGCTCTAGCGACACATGAGCATGTAAATGCTATACCCGAGGCTAATGGTTTGATTGCACATGTATTATCTTTGCTACTTTTCGCGTATCTCACGTTTGTTTCAAAATCGCATATCCTGTGGTATATCCTCAATTTGATTGTtatggaaatatatttttatatacattttatatgtacatatatgtatacattattatGATGTATTTTTGCCATTAGTATTATATTGTAGTTGTATAGGAGAGGACCtagtaagttggcaaacttgtacccaatccaaacaaacaaacaaaaagccgACAATCACCCAAccaatgtcaaacatatagtaataCTCTGTGATACTAATCTATGCACCCGtttgtattagtaaaaaaaaaacccaccatcgCCCCTTAACcttccccaccccaaccctccaaaaaagtaagaaaaacaaaacaaaacaaaaagcaacatCAGAAACCTCGAGAAACACAGAAACAACCATGTAACTGAAATCACCTAGATCAGTAAAAGAAGCGCACCTAGACCCCAAAACCCGTACCGCATTCTGTGTATTATACCAGTCTACATGCGTTTCATACAACTAAAGTACAAACAAAGGCATTTAGCAATGTCTCCAGCTTAGCTATTTATTCGTTCATTAGTTTATagttagtttcgtgcttatatccaattaaggttcaagcacgctgttctggacacagctatctgggctgtctgtccaggacagtgcgtCAGGtgttaatggttaatgagaaagACGTcgttgtagtggccttacacctattcaCCGAGTCGTTAACACGCTCTGGTGGGAGCCGATACAACGAAGCTTGCTTTGCTTGTACCAGCCAaatatacagtgtacatgtataacatcaACTTTACCATATGCTCGTCTCTAATCAGTGTCTGCTCTTACAATGTAGCTTTATGACATCAAAGTGATATCTTGTTGGGTTAAGACCTTATAACAATGACTTAAAGCGCTTATGGGCCGAGTTTGTTTTATCTCTTACAGGCATGGCCACTTGCGTGGACGATAACACAATTAGCAAGTATACAGAGGTGAACGGAGAGACGTTAGATGATGACCCGGCCGTCATAAAGACCAGCATACCAGACCCAAGTGTTGCTACATTGCCAACTGGAGAGCGTGGCCATTTAGAGTTCGGACCTGCCGTTGTCATAGATGCTAAAGAAGCAGCAGAGATACCAAATTACTCAGTTTCTGGTTCTACTACCAAGGAGAAAGACGCAGACGCGACAACGTCATGCCCTGAAGATAGCACAGATAGTGTGACTATTGGTGATGTCCGTATGACCAAAGATGACGTTAATAACAAACTCAGAGTAATGGATGCTGAAGATCGTTGTGAGATCACTATAGAAACGAAGCCAACATCGTTTATGAATGTTAGCTCAGAAAGCGAACATATTGTATCAGATGAACACGATAACGCTACTGCAGATGAAGGTACAATAGGAGAAGCTACTGCAGATGAAGGTACAATAGGAGAAGCTACTGCAAGTGAAACTACTGGTCTCGATGCTAGCACTGGAAAAGGTACTGATAATGCTCAACCAGAAGAACTTAACTTGTCCGGCGAAGCATCTGTTGTTATAAAATACGAAACGCCAAATATAGTCGTTATCATAACTTCGGCATCAGATACTAGTGATAACATTGATAACATTGGATCTGATTCTCGTTCAGAAACTGTCACGTTTCCATCTGCGGCGGATATTCATCTGGCAGAACTGCCATTAAAGCAGGCGAAGGTTTATTTACCAAATGACGATGACACGGATACGTCCACAGAATCCGAAAGTACTTCTGATGATGAtagcaagaaaagaaaaagaaaaatgccTGAAGATTCGAGAATTCCGGTAAATGGGATTTGCATAGATGATCCCCAAGAATTAAAGCCCGAGGGAAACATCGTGGAACACAAGGATACAGACACACCTTCAACAGATGCTGCAGAAATGAATGCATCGTCTCTTTCGGGTGGAACTAACACTTCTAATTCAAATAATACTACATGCCGCACACTCACGACTTCAGAGGATGAGTCTAGTGAACTGCCTAAAGACAACATCTTTGAAGCAACTATTGAAGTAAGTAGCCCTGAAAACAACACGTGTACACTGCCAAGCACTGCCAGCATGACACAAGACCAGAAAGATGTTACATCTGAAATGCCATCCAATGTCATTGGTATGATTCCAGATATTACAGTTGGTGAAAAGCAGTGTACTGATGACTTGGGCCATATCAATAGCGTAATAACTAAACCCGACAGTGTTACATCAGATCATGGCTCAGAGGTCTCACCTGATTataaagaagaaatatttcttgATTCGGGTCTCGAGGAACGCCTGTCTGGTTCTGGCCAGAATGAATTGCCATCTGGTCAGAAAGAGCTGTCATTTGCTACCGATCAGAAAGAACTTCCCACTGTTGCCGATCAACACGAATTGTCCTCTTTTGCTGATCACAAAGACCTACCATCTGTTGCTGATCACAAAGACCTACCGTCTGTTGGTGATCACAAAGACCTACCTTCTGTTGCTGATCACAAAGACCTACCATATGTTGCTGATCCAGAAAAAGGATCTTCTACTGCTGGCCATGATGCTAAAACAACTATTGGAGATATGTCTACTGATCCACGTGGAGAATGTGATGGCGACAGTAAAGAAGAACAGTTAACAGAGAAAGTGGTGGATGTTTCGTCATCGTCTGATGACAAAACTGGAAATGATAAAAACACTAGCCATACGTCCTCGACGAGCGATGCAGAGTTGCGTGACACACCCAAGAGCAAGCACCATAAAAACAGAATGAGCAGCATGCTAAGTAAGatcaaacacaaaatatttccAGATGATGACAACCAAAACACGAGTGGAGATGTTGGGGGCAGCAATAGGCGTACTCCAGCAATTGAAACTCCTATGAAACCCAAACGGAAATTCAGAAGCAAATCTactgacaaaaaagaaaaacgcAACAAAAAATCTTCAAAGTCAAAAAGCTTTTCTGAAGGTGACAAAAACACAGATAAAGAAATGATTGAAATAGATGCGTCTTTAGAGTTAGATAAATTGGAAAATTCCAAAAATGATGATGAAAAAGTCAGTTCTAAAATGAATGTAAAATCCCTTGTCGAAAATACAACTGATGTCATTACAGGTTCTTTACCAAGTGGATTAAACACACTGACTCTGAATACTGATACTAGTTCAAAGGATATTCTCAGTTGTGATATTGATTCTGCTTCAAGTTCCCCGGATAAAGCTCCTGGAGTAATCTACATCACCAATAATGCCgaaggtaacttaccattagaAACCAGCACAGATGACGTTAGTGATCGTGATGTACAAATTGCACAAGCAGACGAGACAAACCGTGTTTCAGTGGACAAGGAAGATGTCATCACTGCTCAAATTAAAATACCAACATCAAGTAAAACATCAAAAGATTCTAAGCACAAGGATAAGTCATCAAAAACAGGTTTATCTAAGTCCAgttccagtagcagcagcggtAGTAGCAACAGttccaacaataaaaataagcaCAAAAAAGGTGGCAAAGACGTTAATGATCATCAGCAATCAATTAGTGTTTCACAGCATTCAGACCTTGGCAGCACTCCTTCAGTCTACAATCATTCATCATCTGTAGCTCTTCATTCTCCAAATACAACTGTCCAGTCACAACCTGTAATCGTTCATTCACCAGATGCACACGAACGACTAGCTAAACAAGAAGCGCTGTTTTCTGAATGTATTCCCCTTGAAGCTGTAACAGCATCGCTGTCGGCATCACCAAGACAGCAGAGCTATTTCGTTGTCGTTGCTATTGATTTTGGAACAACGTACAGTGGATATGCCTTAAGTTTTACCCGTGATCCGGATAATGTTCACATGATGAGGAACTGGGAGGGaggggacccgggagtggtgAATCAGAAGATACCAACGTCCATTCTGCTGACGCCGGAGGGCGAGTTTGACTCGTTTGGATTTACAGCCAGAGACAGGTATCACAACTTGGAGCACAGCGAGGCCAAGAAGTGGCTCTACTTTGAGAAGTTCAAGATGATTCTTCATCACAGTTCGGTAAGacttagtcagtcagtcagttggtCAGTCAGCAAGTAAGTCAGTTTGTCAATCAGTCAGTAAGTCAGTAagtaagtcagtcagtcagtttaTCGGTTAGTCAGTAGGTCAGTAagtaagtcagtcagtcagtttgtcagtcagtcagtaggtcagtaagtaagtaagtacgtcagtcagtcagtcagtcagcctgGCAGTCAGTTAGTCTGGCAGTCAGtaggtaagtaagtaagtaagtaagtaagtaagtcagtcagtcagtcagtcaatgtgtcagtcagtcagtccgtCTGGCAGTCAGTTAGTCTATCAGTCAGTaggtcagtcagtcagtaagtaagtaagtaagtaagtaagtaagtaagtaagtaagtcagtcagtcagtcagtcagtcagtcagtctggcAGTCAGTTAGCCTGTCAGTCAGTAGGTCAGTCGGTatatcagtcagtcagtcagtcagtctgtcagCCAGtaggtcagtcagtcagttttGAAAGGAAAAACGTTTAATGGTTTCATCATTAACATAACACGACATGAAATGACATGAGATACTAGATAGacagagaatgaatgaatgaatgaatgaatgaatgaatgtttaacgacacccagcacgaaaaatacatcggctattggatgtcaaactatggtaaatgtaaacacaatgtgatgatcatcatcaatataaaaattcaacagttaaataaaaacacagtgtaaaggactgtgtaaaaatacaaatatcacagatatatataattaaaatgtagaataaaattcagtatcacgtaaaaatagtaaaataagttctggatggaaggcagagacagagacacacacacacacacacacacacacagaaagagagagagagagagagagagagagagagagagagagagagagagagagagagagagagagagagagagagagagagagagagagagagagagagagagagagagagagagagagagagagagagagagagagagagagagagagagagagagagagagatagatagagagagacatacagacagacagagagagagacagagacagagacagatagagacagagacagagacacgaACAGAaatgtagatatatagatagacaaaCAGTCACTGCGACAGATAAACAAACAgtcagatagacagatagacagataaacagtcagagagacagatagacagacagtcagagagacagagagacagacaaacagtcagatagacagatagacagacaaacagtcAGATAAACAGatacacagacaaacagacagatagacagacaaacagacagatagacagacaaaccgtcagagagacagatagacagaaaaacagacatatagacagatagacaaataGACAGTCAGAgagacaaacatacaaacagtcagagagacagatagacagacaaacagtcagagagacagatagacagacaaacagtcagagagacagatagacagacaaacaaaaagtttgttttatttaacggcgccacaagagcacattgctttttttatcttatcttttatttgcgcttcccacaggcaggatagcacaaaccatggcctttgttgaaccagttatggatcactagtctgttcaagtggtttacacctactcattgagccttgcggagcacgcATTCAGGGATTGGAGtcagtatttggattaaaaatcccatgcctcgactgggatccgaacccagtacctaccagcctgtagaccgatggcctaaccacgacgccaccgaggccggtaaaaagcAGACAAACagtcagagagacagatagacagacagacagtcagagagacagatagacagacagtcagagagacagatagacagacaaacaatcagatagacagatagacagacaaacaatcagatagacagatagacagacaaacagtcAGATAGACAGATATAACAAACAGTCAGAGAGACAAATAGACAaacagtcagagagagagagagagagagagagagagagagagagagagagagagagagagagagagagagagagagagagagagagagataggagagacagagatatagatagagtcagacagacagacagagacagataaacACAAGCAGTCAGATAGACAGTCAGagaaactgtgtgtgtgtgtgtgtgtgtgtgtgtgtgtgtgtgtgtgtacgtatgtatgtatgtatgtgtgtgtatatatatatatatatatatatatatatatatatatatatatatatatatatatatatatatatatatatatatatatgtatgtatatgtatatgtatatgtatatatgtatatatggtttacacctactcattgagccttgcggagcactcattcagggatTGGAGtcagtatttggattaaaaatcccatgcatcgactgggatccgaacccagtacctaccaggcaAACAGtcagatatacagacacacgGACGggtaaacaaacagacaaatagACAAACAGTCAGATACACAGACAAACTGTCAGAGAGACAAATAGACAaacagtcagagagagagagagagagagagagagagagagagagagagagagagagagagagagagagagagagagagagagagagagacagagataggagagacagaaatatagatagagtcagacagacagacagacagacagagacagataaacACATGCAGTCAGATAGACAGTCAGagaaactgtgtgtgtgtgtgtgtgtgtgtgtgtgtgtgtgtgtgtgtgtgtacgtatgtatgtatatatatatatatatatatatatatatatatatatatatatatatatatatatatatgtatatatatatatgtatatatatatatatatatatatatatatatatatatatatatatatatatatatatatatatatatatatatatatatatcacattgcACTACATTGTTTATGTGCAGAGCGTTAACTTTCGTATGCGAGTCTAAACACTGAGGAAGACAAACCTACATACAGTTTATATCATAACACTATTAAGAGTGTATACGCCCACACTATCAACTGTAAGTACAAGTACACTTCACTGTGTCATATAGCTCTTAAAGTATACACATTACAAGAAGATAACATGCGCttccaattaaaataatatacaatgcACT
This window contains:
- the LOC121383315 gene encoding uncharacterized protein LOC121383315 isoform X2, which codes for MSVRRKYELNRRSMLHRGDFESPGKYRKLTDEEIEAEWSFGKPSLRTHSPANLAPRGTDTTNRNQIRSTGQTTDDQSEFKCGRNNDDRPKSMSLAYTESAPVRTPRLGLSLYDPRRRHTRAITVSVESSTDVTRSTDPGDSGGKHASSNSSSPRQEKDDTDDMKRDVKLQGHSFTLPNKNTEIVSKDCYSSKSSTDVFRAHYEGDGGEKYASNSSTSPKKDDIDDIKRNKKLEEHTFTLPNENTEIAPKESNSRCNSGDGLLDSGSSEKAKDGKVSHCSTCKSSDYGFPTLADASCQTRARKHSTKRRKPDTRKSQNECDTTEKSSYSTEPTSLNSQYSSSNSSSTSSNSTADDRSCRESFVLQQLEALAEVNRHHPMDNTGPKLGFSVVNTFSYVEISESWMDTSKETPYVCLDVIRKDDVPGLTSTPRDDSHVMSGMATCVDDNTISKYTEVNGETLDDDPAVIKTSIPDPSVATLPTGERGHLEFGPAVVIDAKEAAEIPNYSVSGSTTKEKDADATTSCPEDSTDSVTIGDVRMTKDDVNNKLRVMDAEDRCEITIETKPTSFMNVSSESEHIVSDEHDNATADEGTIGEATADEGTIGEATASETTGLDASTGKGTDNAQPEELNLSGEASVVIKYETPNIVVIITSASDTSDNIDNIGSDSRSETVTFPSAADIHLAELPLKQAKVYLPNDDDTDTSTESESTSDDDSKKRKRKMPEDSRIPVNGICIDDPQELKPEGNIVEHKDTDTPSTDAAEMNASSLSGGTNTSNSNNTTCRTLTTSEDESSELPKDNIFEATIEVSSPENNTCTLPSTASMTQDQKDVTSEMPSNVIGMIPDITVGEKQCTDDLGHINSVITKPDSVTSDHGSEVSPDYKEEIFLDSGLEERLSGSGQNELPSGQKELSFATDQKELPTVADQHELSSFADHKDLPSVADHKDLPSVGDHKDLPSVADHKDLPYVADPEKGSSTAGHDAKTTIGDMSTDPRGECDGDSKEEQLTEKVVDVSSSSDDKTGNDKNTSHTSSTSDAELRDTPKSKHHKNRMSSMLSKIKHKIFPDDDNQNTSGDVGGSNRRTPAIETPMKPKRKFRSKSTDKKEKRNKKSSKSKSFSEGDKNTDKEMIEIDASLELDKLENSKNDDEKVSSKMNVKSLVENTTDVITGSLPSGLNTLTLNTDTSSKDILSCDIDSASSSPDKAPGVIYITNNAEGNLPLETSTDDVSDRDVQIAQADETNRVSVDKEDVITAQIKIPTSSKTSKDSKHKDKSSKTGLSKSSSSSSSGSSNSSNNKNKHKKGGKDVNDHQQSISVSQHSDLGSTPSVYNHSSSVALHSPNTTVQSQPVIVHSPDAHERLAKQEALFSECIPLEAVTASLSASPRQQSYFVVVAIDFGTTYSGYALSFTRDPDNVHMMRNWEGGDPGVVNQKIPTSILLTPEGEFDSFGFTARDRYHNLEHSEAKKWLYFEKFKMILHHSSQLTKDTQLYASNGQAFPALTVFSYALRFFKEHALEQLSDQCGTTMLNTDVRWVITVPAIWKAPAKQFMRQAAYDAGMVSPGSPDQMLIALEPEAASIYCRKLRMYELVPESPVQRPLQSPRKSVQEPLNTTSVCTDLSEDMSPLKLPFDLAPNQVLETKMKGTRYLVVDCGGGTVDITVHELDDTGKLKELYKATGGPYGSIGIDIEFEKLLYAVFGEDFIDNYKAKYPVGWVNLMINFESRKRSASPYKSNPLNISIPFSFIDYHKKQKSGHMESTVKKYGDSDICWSSEGMLRLSPMAMKRLFLPTVERIKQTIGDVLNNKYARDLSYMFLVGGFAESPVLQQEIRREFSHILKILIPTGVSLAILKGAVLFGLDPTVVNVRRSRLTYGVGVLNRFDPNKHPKSKLVTREGKDWCTDVFEKYVTVDEAITLGDTVVRSYTPAKSTQQVSIINIYSSESANSQFITDPGVRKCGTLCLDVSDMQAGLFPARREIQTRMMFGDTEIKVSALDVTTGRCVKASIDFLNK
- the LOC121383315 gene encoding uncharacterized protein LOC121383315 isoform X3, with the translated sequence MSVRRKYELNRRSMLHRGDFESPGKYRKLTDEEIEAEWSFGKPSLRTHSPANLAPRGTDTTNRNQIRSTGQTTDDQSEFKCGRNNDDRPKSMSLAYTESAPVRTPRLGLSLYDPRRRHTRAITVSVESSTDVTRSTDPGDSGGKHASSNSSSPRQEKDDTDDMKRDVKLQGHSFTLPNKNTEIVSKDCYSSKSSTDVFRAHYEGDGGEKYASNSSTSPKKDDIDDIKRNKKLEEHTFTLPNENTEIAPKESNSRCNSGDGLLDSGSSEKAKDGKVSHCSTCKSSDYGFPTLADASCQTRARKHSTKRRKPDTRKSQNECDTTEKSSYSTEPTSLNSQYSSSNSSSTSSNSTADDRSCRESFVLQQLEALAEVNRHHPMDNTGPKLGFSVVNTFSYVEISESWMDTSKETPYVCLDVIRKDDVPGLTSTPRDDSHVMSGMATCVDDNTISKYTEVNGETLDDDPAVIKTSIPDPSVATLPTGERGHLEFGPAVVIDAKEAAEIPNYSVSGSTTKEKDADATTSCPEDSTDSVTIGDVRMTKDDVNNKLRVMDAEDRCEITIETKPTSFMNVSSESEHIVSDEHDNATADEGTIGEATADEGTIGEATASETTGLDASTGKGTDNAQPEELNLSGEASVVIKYETPNIVVIITSASDTSDNIDNIGSDSRSETVTFPSAADIHLAELPLKQAKVYLPNDDDTDTSTESESTSDDDSKKRKRKMPEDSRIPVNGICIDDPQELKPEGNIVEHKDTDTPSTDAAEMNASSLSGGTNTSNSNNTTCRTLTTSEDESSELPKDNIFEATIEVSSPENNTCTLPSTASMTQDQKDVTSEMPSNVIGMIPDITVGEKQCTDDLGHINSVITKPDSVTSDHGSEVSPDYKEEIFLDSGLEERLSGSGQNELPSGQKELSFATDQKELPTVADQHELSSFADHKDLPSVADHKDLPSVGDHKDLPSVADHKDLPYVADPEKGSSTAGHDAKTTIGDMSTDPRGECDGDSKEEQLTEKVVDVSSSSDDKTGNDKNTSHTSSTSDAELRDTPKSKHHKNRMSSMLSKIKHKIFPDDDNQNTSGDVGGSNRRTPAIETPMKPKRKFRSKSTDKKEKRNKKSSKSKSFSEGDKNTDKEMIEIDASLELDKLENSKNDDEKVSSKMNVKSLVENTTDVITGSLPSGLNTLTLNTDTSSKDILSCDIDSASSSPDKAPGVIYITNNAEGNLPLETSTDDVSDRDVQIAQADETNRVSVDKEDVITAQIKIPTSSKTSKDSKHKDKSSKTGLSKSSSSSSSGSSNSSNNKNKHKKGGKDVNDHQQSISVSQHSDLGSTPSVYNHSSSVALHSPNTTVQSQPVIVHSPDAHERLAKQEALFSECIPLEAVTASLSASPRQQSYFVVVAIDFGTTYSGYALSFTRDPDNVHMMRNWEGGDPGVVNQKIPTSILLTPEGEFDSFGFTARDRYHNLEHSEAKKWLYFEKFKMILHHSSCSDDWKILRNNLYGKQMQLTKDTQLYASNGQAFPALTVFSYALRFFKEHALEQLSDQCGTTMLNTDVRWVITVPAIWKAPAKQFMRQAAYDAGMVSPGSPDQMLIALEPEAASIYCRKLRMYELVPESPVQRPLQSPRKSVQEPLNTTSVCTDLSEGTRYLVVDCGGGTVDITVHELDDTGKLKELYKATGGPYGSIGIDIEFEKLLYAVFGEDFIDNYKAKYPVGWVNLMINFESRKRSASPYKSNPLNISIPFSFIDYHKKQKSGHMESTVKKYGDSDICWSSEGMLRLSPMAMKRLFLPTVERIKQTIGDVLNNKYARDLSYMFLVGGFAESPVLQQEIRREFSHILKILIPTGVSLAILKGAVLFGLDPTVVNVRRSRLTYGVGVLNRFDPNKHPKSKLVTREGKDWCTDVFEKYVTVDEAITLGDTVVRSYTPAKSTQQVSIINIYSSESANSQFITDPGVRKCGTLCLDVSDMQAGLFPARREIQTRMMFGDTEIKVSALDVTTGRCVKASIDFLNK
- the LOC121383315 gene encoding uncharacterized protein LOC121383315 isoform X1, whose protein sequence is MSVRRKYELNRRSMLHRGDFESPGKYRKLTDEEIEAEWSFGKPSLRTHSPANLAPRGTDTTNRNQIRSTGQTTDDQSEFKCGRNNDDRPKSMSLAYTESAPVRTPRLGLSLYDPRRRHTRAITVSVESSTDVTRSTDPGDSGGKHASSNSSSPRQEKDDTDDMKRDVKLQGHSFTLPNKNTEIVSKDCYSSKSSTDVFRAHYEGDGGEKYASNSSTSPKKDDIDDIKRNKKLEEHTFTLPNENTEIAPKESNSRCNSGDGLLDSGSSEKAKDGKVSHCSTCKSSDYGFPTLADASCQTRARKHSTKRRKPDTRKSQNECDTTEKSSYSTEPTSLNSQYSSSNSSSTSSNSTADDRSCRESFVLQQLEALAEVNRHHPMDNTGPKLGFSVVNTFSYVEISESWMDTSKETPYVCLDVIRKDDVPGLTSTPRDDSHVMSGMATCVDDNTISKYTEVNGETLDDDPAVIKTSIPDPSVATLPTGERGHLEFGPAVVIDAKEAAEIPNYSVSGSTTKEKDADATTSCPEDSTDSVTIGDVRMTKDDVNNKLRVMDAEDRCEITIETKPTSFMNVSSESEHIVSDEHDNATADEGTIGEATADEGTIGEATASETTGLDASTGKGTDNAQPEELNLSGEASVVIKYETPNIVVIITSASDTSDNIDNIGSDSRSETVTFPSAADIHLAELPLKQAKVYLPNDDDTDTSTESESTSDDDSKKRKRKMPEDSRIPVNGICIDDPQELKPEGNIVEHKDTDTPSTDAAEMNASSLSGGTNTSNSNNTTCRTLTTSEDESSELPKDNIFEATIEVSSPENNTCTLPSTASMTQDQKDVTSEMPSNVIGMIPDITVGEKQCTDDLGHINSVITKPDSVTSDHGSEVSPDYKEEIFLDSGLEERLSGSGQNELPSGQKELSFATDQKELPTVADQHELSSFADHKDLPSVADHKDLPSVGDHKDLPSVADHKDLPYVADPEKGSSTAGHDAKTTIGDMSTDPRGECDGDSKEEQLTEKVVDVSSSSDDKTGNDKNTSHTSSTSDAELRDTPKSKHHKNRMSSMLSKIKHKIFPDDDNQNTSGDVGGSNRRTPAIETPMKPKRKFRSKSTDKKEKRNKKSSKSKSFSEGDKNTDKEMIEIDASLELDKLENSKNDDEKVSSKMNVKSLVENTTDVITGSLPSGLNTLTLNTDTSSKDILSCDIDSASSSPDKAPGVIYITNNAEGNLPLETSTDDVSDRDVQIAQADETNRVSVDKEDVITAQIKIPTSSKTSKDSKHKDKSSKTGLSKSSSSSSSGSSNSSNNKNKHKKGGKDVNDHQQSISVSQHSDLGSTPSVYNHSSSVALHSPNTTVQSQPVIVHSPDAHERLAKQEALFSECIPLEAVTASLSASPRQQSYFVVVAIDFGTTYSGYALSFTRDPDNVHMMRNWEGGDPGVVNQKIPTSILLTPEGEFDSFGFTARDRYHNLEHSEAKKWLYFEKFKMILHHSSCSDDWKILRNNLYGKQMQLTKDTQLYASNGQAFPALTVFSYALRFFKEHALEQLSDQCGTTMLNTDVRWVITVPAIWKAPAKQFMRQAAYDAGMVSPGSPDQMLIALEPEAASIYCRKLRMYELVPESPVQRPLQSPRKSVQEPLNTTSVCTDLSEDMSPLKLPFDLAPNQVLETKMKGTRYLVVDCGGGTVDITVHELDDTGKLKELYKATGGPYGSIGIDIEFEKLLYAVFGEDFIDNYKAKYPVGWVNLMINFESRKRSASPYKSNPLNISIPFSFIDYHKKQKSGHMESTVKKYGDSDICWSSEGMLRLSPMAMKRLFLPTVERIKQTIGDVLNNKYARDLSYMFLVGGFAESPVLQQEIRREFSHILKILIPTGVSLAILKGAVLFGLDPTVVNVRRSRLTYGVGVLNRFDPNKHPKSKLVTREGKDWCTDVFEKYVTVDEAITLGDTVVRSYTPAKSTQQVSIINIYSSESANSQFITDPGVRKCGTLCLDVSDMQAGLFPARREIQTRMMFGDTEIKVSALDVTTGRCVKASIDFLNK